In Aquiflexum balticum DSM 16537, a single genomic region encodes these proteins:
- a CDS encoding purine-nucleoside phosphorylase, which produces MRQEPSIDYSEQIQFAFEHIQNIYPDPLEIGIILGTGLGQLIENIDVIKEIPYDEIPYFPVSTVESHHGKLIIGRLSGKSVIVMQGRFHYYEGYSMKEVTFPVRVLKKLGIHHLFVSNAAGGLNPDYGIGELMIINDHIDLFPENPLRGKNLNEFGVRFPDMSEPYDLKLVNKGMEIAQKNNLRVHQGVYAAVQGPNLETKAEYKYLRTIGADAIGMSTIPEVIVARHMDLSVFAISAITDLCSPGNVKKISISEVLAAAAIAEPGMSLIIRELIKTL; this is translated from the coding sequence ATGAGACAGGAACCAAGCATAGATTACTCCGAACAGATTCAATTTGCCTTTGAACATATTCAAAATATATATCCCGACCCTTTGGAGATAGGGATAATTCTTGGAACCGGTCTAGGGCAATTGATAGAGAATATTGATGTCATTAAGGAAATACCCTACGATGAGATTCCTTACTTTCCTGTTTCCACCGTGGAAAGCCATCATGGCAAACTGATTATCGGAAGACTATCAGGTAAATCAGTGATTGTCATGCAAGGTAGATTTCACTACTATGAAGGGTATTCCATGAAAGAAGTGACGTTTCCTGTTCGTGTGTTGAAAAAATTGGGGATCCATCATCTATTTGTTTCCAATGCTGCAGGGGGTTTGAATCCCGATTATGGTATCGGAGAATTAATGATCATCAATGACCATATTGATTTGTTTCCCGAGAATCCATTAAGGGGGAAAAATCTGAATGAATTTGGGGTAAGGTTTCCTGATATGTCCGAACCCTATGACCTGAAATTGGTAAATAAAGGAATGGAAATTGCCCAAAAAAATAACCTTAGAGTTCATCAAGGGGTCTATGCTGCCGTTCAGGGACCAAATCTCGAAACCAAAGCCGAATACAAATACCTCAGGACGATTGGTGCTGACGCTATCGGCATGAGTACCATACCGGAAGTAATTGTAGCTCGTCATATGGATTTGTCTGTTTTTGCCATTTCTGCCATTACGGATCTTTGCTCACCCGGAAATGTCAAAAAAATCAGCATTTCAGAAGTACTTGCCGCAGCAGCGATTGCTGAACCGGGAATGAGTTTGATCATCAGAGAATTGATCAAGACATTGTAG
- a CDS encoding purine-nucleoside phosphorylase yields the protein MKKNLNLLHCRESAEFIKKGIRGVPKVGIILGSGLGGLVDEIENKSIIPYSEIPHFPVSTVEGHRGEMIFGFLNAVPVLAMAGRFHYYEGYDMDGVVFPIQVMKILGVEKLIVTNAAGGLNPDFEVGDLMLIEDIISRLPDNPLRGINEEEFGPRFPDMSEPFDSDWIALTLSKAEKLGISLKRGTYLGVTGPVLETRAEINFFRIIGGDAVGMSTVPEVIAANHLGLKVLGISVITNESIPKVAKEFTHADVVDVAQRSGRKLVKLVKAIVN from the coding sequence ATGAAGAAAAACCTTAACCTGCTACACTGCCGGGAATCTGCTGAATTTATCAAAAAAGGTATTAGAGGAGTTCCCAAAGTTGGGATAATACTTGGTTCCGGTTTGGGGGGATTGGTAGATGAAATTGAAAATAAAAGCATTATTCCTTATTCAGAAATTCCGCATTTTCCGGTTTCTACGGTGGAAGGCCACAGAGGGGAAATGATTTTTGGGTTTTTGAATGCGGTACCAGTCTTGGCAATGGCAGGGCGTTTTCATTACTATGAAGGTTATGACATGGATGGAGTAGTTTTTCCTATTCAGGTAATGAAAATTTTGGGAGTTGAAAAACTCATTGTCACTAACGCAGCAGGAGGATTGAATCCGGATTTTGAAGTTGGCGACTTGATGCTGATTGAGGATATCATCAGCCGATTGCCGGATAATCCTTTGCGAGGCATCAATGAGGAAGAATTTGGTCCAAGGTTTCCGGATATGAGTGAGCCCTTCGATTCCGACTGGATAGCACTAACCCTTTCAAAAGCTGAAAAACTGGGAATTAGTTTGAAAAGAGGAACATATCTGGGTGTCACTGGACCGGTTTTGGAAACAAGGGCCGAGATCAATTTTTTTAGGATTATTGGAGGGGATGCAGTGGGGATGAGCACAGTTCCTGAAGTAATTGCAGCAAATCATTTGGGGCTGAAAGTTTTGGGCATATCTGTCATCACCAATGAAAGTATTCCCAAGGTGGCAAAGGAATTTACTCACGCTGATGTGGTGGATGTTGCCCAGAGGTCTGGTAGGAAATTGGTCAAATTGGTTAAAGCTATCGTGAATTGA
- the frr gene encoding ribosome recycling factor, which yields MEEIQLQLEEAKELMQKAVDHTASELLKIRAGKAMPNILDGIMVAYYGAPTPLQQVASVTTPDARTLSIKPWERNLIGEIERSIINSDLGLAPQNNGEIIILTIPPMTEERRKNLVKQSKNECESGKISIRTVRKDTNDELKKLQKEGASEDEIKRAEDLVQKLTDQYSSKIDELFNKKENEIMTV from the coding sequence ATGGAAGAAATTCAACTTCAACTGGAAGAAGCCAAAGAACTTATGCAAAAAGCGGTAGACCATACCGCATCAGAGCTATTAAAAATACGGGCAGGAAAGGCTATGCCAAATATCCTTGATGGAATAATGGTGGCATACTACGGCGCACCTACACCTCTTCAACAGGTAGCTTCTGTAACAACTCCGGATGCCAGAACATTGTCGATCAAACCCTGGGAAAGAAATCTTATCGGCGAAATAGAAAGATCTATTATCAATTCTGATCTTGGTTTGGCACCTCAAAACAACGGGGAAATCATCATCCTGACCATTCCTCCGATGACGGAAGAAAGAAGAAAAAACCTGGTAAAACAATCCAAGAACGAATGTGAATCAGGAAAAATTTCCATCCGTACAGTAAGAAAAGACACCAATGATGAGCTGAAAAAATTACAAAAAGAAGGAGCTTCTGAGGACGAAATAAAAAGAGCTGAAGATCTTGTTCAAAAACTGACGGACCAATATTCGTCAAAAATCGATGAACTATTCAATAAAAAGGAAAATGAAATCATGACGGTTTGA
- a CDS encoding M1 family metallopeptidase: protein MKFDNPKAFLLFFLLLNWSCQSTKNLTESDTSVEIDSLGETKINTIADDAFIRSLETKISAYRASRTRDFDLLHTALDLSFDYEKEWVNGEAILTLKPYFFSQNELVLDAKDFDILAFSLLEDTGERELNYRYNTKEVTAFLPKSFSANDTLKVRIKYTAKPNENTVPGSAAITDTKGLYFINPQGREPNKPTLIWTQGETEHNSKWFPTIDSPNERMTQEIRLTIEDKYRTISNGELRSSISNPDGTRTDYWVMDLPHAPYLAAVIVGDYVEIKDEWKGMQVNYYVEKEFEEGAKIVFKNTPEMIGFFSDLLGVRYPWQKYDQVVVRDFVSGAMENTTITVFMEELNLDERGAIDSEWDGIIAHELFHQWFGNLVTTESWSNLTLNEAFANYSEYLWYEYKEGKDDADMHHISEMEQYFEESKEKQVDLIRFYYEDNEDMFDSHSYAKGGRILHMLRRHLGDEAFFKSLNLYLNQHSFGSVEVHDLRLAFEKVTGQDLNWFFNPWFLNSGHPILEYEVDYSQPGNLLLTVAQRQDFSTTPMYKIPFKVSWYHENKRFEKEFVLEKAWQQFAIENGVPVKELFFDEALELLAEKKSYRSADHFISQFKNSELGVARFEALDSLGNLFADSPEILSVMSMALKDEFWAIRELAIMNFSQNPEWLMAESDLEMELFEMAENDPKNTVRLGAIELLSIIDADKYSPAFLRWMNHPSYYVAGAALGAYLGNGENTNREEIASRYEGDRNIRLIVALAEYFISENVVGKGNWFHDKLDLLAGQSLYYFLGYYGDYFAKNPGEGSTKAIDNLSHLASAHQANYVRIAAFMGLFGFIDEPGVLDRAKKIYAEEQDELAKRYEEFFLSTYLEEN from the coding sequence ATGAAATTTGATAATCCCAAAGCTTTTTTGCTGTTTTTTTTACTTTTGAATTGGTCTTGTCAAAGTACCAAAAATCTGACTGAATCAGATACGTCAGTTGAAATTGACTCTTTGGGAGAAACAAAAATCAATACCATTGCTGATGATGCATTCATCAGATCGCTTGAAACAAAGATTTCAGCTTACAGAGCTTCCAGAACCAGAGATTTTGATTTATTGCATACTGCTTTGGATTTGTCTTTTGATTATGAGAAGGAATGGGTAAACGGCGAGGCTATCCTTACACTGAAGCCCTATTTTTTTTCTCAAAATGAATTGGTTCTAGACGCAAAAGATTTCGATATTCTTGCATTCAGTCTGTTAGAAGATACAGGGGAAAGGGAATTGAATTACAGGTATAACACGAAAGAAGTAACCGCATTTTTGCCAAAATCATTTTCGGCAAATGATACGCTGAAAGTGAGGATCAAATATACCGCAAAGCCTAATGAAAATACGGTGCCGGGCAGTGCAGCAATTACTGATACCAAAGGACTTTATTTTATCAATCCGCAAGGCAGGGAACCCAATAAGCCTACACTTATCTGGACACAGGGTGAGACCGAACACAATTCCAAATGGTTTCCGACCATTGATTCACCTAATGAGAGGATGACCCAAGAAATCAGACTTACAATTGAGGATAAATATAGGACAATCAGTAACGGAGAGCTGAGGTCCAGTATTTCAAATCCTGATGGTACAAGAACTGACTATTGGGTAATGGATCTACCTCATGCCCCTTATTTAGCAGCCGTTATTGTAGGGGATTATGTAGAAATCAAAGATGAATGGAAGGGAATGCAGGTAAATTATTATGTGGAGAAGGAATTTGAAGAAGGGGCGAAAATAGTTTTTAAAAATACTCCTGAAATGATCGGATTTTTTTCTGATCTCCTTGGAGTCAGGTACCCTTGGCAAAAGTATGATCAGGTTGTTGTTAGGGATTTTGTTTCCGGGGCAATGGAAAATACAACGATTACCGTATTTATGGAGGAACTCAATCTTGATGAACGTGGTGCGATAGATTCTGAATGGGATGGGATTATAGCACATGAATTATTTCATCAATGGTTCGGCAATCTTGTAACTACCGAATCCTGGTCAAACCTGACTTTGAACGAAGCATTTGCCAATTATTCGGAATATTTATGGTACGAATACAAGGAAGGTAAAGATGATGCTGATATGCATCATATTTCCGAAATGGAGCAATATTTTGAAGAATCAAAGGAAAAACAGGTAGACCTTATCAGGTTCTATTATGAGGATAATGAAGACATGTTTGATAGCCACTCCTATGCCAAAGGTGGCCGGATTCTCCATATGCTGAGAAGACATTTAGGGGATGAGGCATTTTTCAAATCACTGAACCTATATCTCAACCAACATTCGTTCGGTTCTGTAGAAGTACATGACCTTAGGTTGGCATTTGAAAAAGTTACGGGTCAGGACCTCAACTGGTTTTTCAATCCATGGTTTCTCAATTCAGGCCATCCGATTTTGGAATATGAAGTTGATTACAGTCAACCTGGAAATTTGCTTTTGACAGTTGCACAGAGGCAGGATTTTTCAACTACTCCAATGTATAAAATTCCCTTTAAGGTAAGTTGGTATCATGAAAACAAGCGTTTTGAAAAAGAATTTGTACTGGAAAAAGCATGGCAGCAGTTTGCGATAGAAAACGGCGTACCGGTTAAGGAGTTGTTTTTTGATGAAGCCTTGGAATTATTGGCCGAAAAAAAATCATATAGAAGTGCAGACCATTTTATAAGTCAATTTAAGAACTCTGAATTAGGTGTGGCAAGATTTGAGGCTCTTGATAGTCTTGGGAATTTATTTGCAGATTCACCTGAAATTTTATCGGTCATGTCAATGGCATTAAAAGATGAGTTTTGGGCAATCCGGGAGTTGGCCATCATGAACTTTTCCCAAAATCCGGAATGGTTGATGGCCGAATCAGATCTAGAAATGGAATTGTTTGAAATGGCAGAGAATGATCCGAAAAATACAGTAAGGTTAGGTGCAATAGAATTACTTTCCATCATTGATGCTGATAAGTATTCACCTGCTTTTTTAAGGTGGATGAATCATCCTTCATATTATGTAGCTGGGGCAGCATTGGGTGCCTATCTGGGAAATGGAGAAAACACAAATAGAGAGGAAATTGCTTCGAGGTATGAAGGTGATAGAAACATCAGATTGATAGTAGCCCTAGCGGAATATTTTATTTCAGAGAATGTAGTCGGCAAAGGGAATTGGTTTCATGACAAACTCGATTTGTTAGCAGGGCAGTCATTATATTATTTCCTGGGCTATTATGGCGATTATTTTGCTAAAAATCCCGGAGAGGGTTCAACAAAAGCTATTGATAACCTTTCACATCTTGCTTCTGCCCATCAAGCAAATTATGTAAGAATTGCGGCATTTATGGGCCTTTTTGGTTTCATTGATGAACCAGGTGTATTGGATAGAGCAAAAAAGATTTATGCTGAAGAACAGGATGAATTAGCAAAGAGATATGAGGAATTTTTCCTTTCCACCTATTTGGAAGAAAATTAA
- a CDS encoding acetyl-CoA carboxylase biotin carboxyl carrier protein subunit, producing the protein MYSVSINNSVFEVEKSKDLLSVNGNILEWDIAKTGDRHYHVIYQNQSYNLELVSLDSETKTIKLKLNNKPCDIKIRDKFDLLLEKLGMNNLQNNSAKEIKAPMPGLIFDIKVKEGDEVQKGDPVLILEAMKMENILKSPGDGIVKSVKIKKGQSVEKNQVLIQF; encoded by the coding sequence ATGTATTCAGTTAGTATCAACAATTCAGTTTTTGAGGTTGAAAAATCAAAAGACCTACTTTCTGTAAACGGAAATATTCTGGAATGGGATATCGCAAAAACAGGAGATCGCCATTATCATGTAATCTATCAAAACCAGTCTTATAATCTGGAATTGGTCAGCTTGGATTCCGAAACCAAAACCATTAAGTTGAAACTCAACAACAAACCCTGTGATATAAAAATCAGAGATAAGTTTGACCTTTTGTTGGAAAAATTGGGAATGAATAATCTACAGAACAATTCCGCAAAAGAAATCAAAGCCCCAATGCCCGGATTGATTTTCGATATCAAAGTGAAAGAAGGGGATGAAGTTCAGAAAGGAGATCCTGTCTTGATACTTGAAGCCATGAAGATGGAAAACATCCTTAAATCTCCCGGTGATGGAATTGTCAAATCCGTTAAAATCAAAAAAGGGCAAAGCGTCGAAAAAAATCAGGTGCTAATCCAATTTTAA
- the pyrH gene encoding UMP kinase: MKYNRILLKLSGEALMGEKNYGIDSNRLEQYAQEIRKIKDLGVEVAIVIGGGNIFRGVQAEKTGIDRVQGDYMGMLATLINAMALQSALEQNGMFTRLMSGIKVESVCEPFIRRRAIRHLEKGRLVIFGAGIGNPYFTTDSTASLRAIEIEADVVLKGTRVDGVYTADPEKDKSATKYSTLSFQEAYEKNLNIMDMTAFTLCQENNLPIVVFDMNKPGNLEKIVKGEDIGTLITSK; this comes from the coding sequence ATGAAATATAACAGGATATTACTGAAATTGAGCGGAGAAGCTTTGATGGGCGAGAAAAATTACGGCATTGACTCCAACAGATTGGAGCAATACGCTCAGGAAATCAGGAAAATAAAAGACCTTGGGGTTGAAGTAGCTATTGTCATAGGGGGCGGAAATATATTCAGAGGGGTTCAGGCAGAAAAAACCGGTATAGATAGAGTGCAAGGAGACTATATGGGCATGCTCGCAACACTTATCAATGCTATGGCTCTTCAAAGTGCCTTGGAACAAAACGGAATGTTTACCCGTCTGATGTCAGGAATTAAAGTTGAAAGTGTTTGTGAACCATTTATCAGAAGGAGAGCCATTCGCCATTTAGAAAAAGGGAGATTAGTGATATTCGGAGCAGGTATTGGAAACCCTTATTTTACTACAGATTCCACGGCAAGTTTGAGGGCTATTGAGATTGAAGCTGACGTGGTTTTGAAAGGCACAAGAGTAGATGGGGTGTATACTGCAGACCCGGAAAAGGATAAAAGCGCAACCAAATACAGTACCTTATCCTTTCAAGAGGCTTATGAAAAAAACCTCAATATCATGGATATGACTGCTTTTACACTTTGCCAGGAAAACAATTTGCCCATTGTGGTATTTGATATGAACAAACCTGGAAACTTGGAAAAAATTGTTAAAGGAGAAGATATTGGAACTTTAATTACATCAAAATAA
- a CDS encoding NADPH-dependent FMN reductase yields the protein MIKIIVGTNRKNSLSYKIASMYQENLNTLGADSEILKLEDLPHDFTFSALYENNGKNEAYNAFHKKVKEGNKFVFIVPEYNGSFPGILKSFIDGMTYPNSFRNKKCALVGISSGIGGGGIALSHLTDIFHYLGMHVLALKPKLAKIEENMSDNLLTNRLYMELLHTQAEMLINF from the coding sequence ATGATCAAAATAATAGTCGGTACCAACCGAAAAAATTCCCTATCCTATAAAATTGCCTCGATGTATCAGGAGAATCTCAATACTTTGGGTGCTGATTCTGAAATACTCAAATTGGAAGACCTGCCTCATGATTTTACTTTTTCGGCACTATACGAAAACAACGGAAAAAACGAAGCATACAATGCTTTTCATAAAAAAGTAAAAGAAGGCAATAAGTTTGTTTTTATCGTACCTGAATATAATGGTTCCTTTCCTGGAATCCTCAAGTCATTTATAGATGGCATGACTTACCCCAATTCTTTCAGGAACAAAAAATGTGCTTTGGTCGGCATTTCATCAGGAATTGGCGGGGGTGGCATCGCTTTGAGCCACCTCACCGACATCTTCCATTACCTTGGGATGCATGTACTTGCCCTCAAACCTAAACTGGCTAAGATTGAGGAGAATATGTCAGATAACCTGCTCACCAACAGGCTGTACATGGAATTGCTTCACACCCAGGCAGAAATGTTGATTAACTTTTGA